From the Ignavibacteriales bacterium genome, one window contains:
- the hpnD gene encoding presqualene diphosphate synthase HpnD, whose translation MIDSTKNIAKESKSSFYYAFSLLPAPKRDAMNTVYSFCRQTDDIVDDEDVTEEIKYERLRRWRVELEKSLSGNSEFFLFNKLIKIVQQFNIPIEPFFELIKGMEMDLQNKRYIKFDDLLLYCYRVASTVGLMCIEIFGYKNKSTKDFAVNLGYALQLTNILRDVKSDAQNGRIYLPQEDMNKFSYTESELFKSVYNANFVALMNYEALRAKDFFDRANHYLTIEDKPAMFAARAMQHIYSKLLQKIEDKNFNVFDKKIKVSKFEKVGISLGVWAKYSLVYS comes from the coding sequence TTGATAGACTCCACAAAAAATATTGCAAAAGAAAGTAAAAGCAGTTTTTATTATGCTTTCAGCTTATTACCTGCTCCAAAACGAGATGCAATGAATACTGTTTACTCATTCTGCCGGCAGACCGATGATATTGTTGATGATGAAGATGTAACCGAAGAAATTAAGTACGAACGTTTACGAAGGTGGAGAGTTGAACTGGAGAAATCATTATCCGGTAATTCTGAATTTTTCCTTTTTAATAAACTGATTAAAATTGTCCAACAATTCAATATTCCAATAGAGCCTTTCTTTGAGCTTATCAAAGGTATGGAGATGGACCTCCAAAATAAACGTTATATTAAATTTGATGATCTTCTTCTCTATTGTTATCGCGTGGCTTCAACTGTAGGTTTAATGTGTATAGAAATTTTTGGATATAAAAATAAATCCACGAAAGATTTTGCAGTTAATCTTGGGTACGCTCTTCAGCTTACAAATATTTTACGAGACGTAAAATCTGATGCTCAGAATGGAAGAATTTATCTGCCGCAGGAAGATATGAATAAGTTTAGCTACACGGAAAGCGAATTATTTAAGAGCGTTTATAATGCCAATTTTGTTGCTCTGATGAATTATGAAGCATTGCGTGCTAAAGATTTTTTTGATCGTGCAAACCATTACCTTACAATTGAAGATAAACCCGCTATGTTTGCTGCAAGAGCTATGCAGCATATCTATTCTAAATTGCTTCAGAAAATTGAAGATAAAAATTTCAACGTATTCGATAAGAAAATTAAAGTATCAAAATTCGAAAAGGTTGGAATATCCCTTGGAGTTTGGGCAAAGTATAGTTTAGTTTATTCATGA